AGTGAAGCAAAATAGAATTCTATCGATTTGTGACTTTGtgagtttaataattttaatacttttgTCAATTTCGATAAAACTACTGCACATGTAAgcgttttatttctttattggtTCAAAGATAAGTTACTGAGTAATGTCGAAACAAAACTTTatcgtttatttaaaaatcttaaagcACTACCTTCAAAAGCTGAATAATTTAGGTAAAGTTAAGTAAACTCGTAAAATCATTGAATCAGACCTCTTTGTAACGTATCAGCAATTAGTTGTCTAAACAGATATATCTTTTATTATGTTGACTTGTTCGCTTGCTTAGACAATGTTGATGTGCcgctttattttttcagttaatcACCTGTTTCCGCAATTGAACGACTCATAAATTGActtggtaaataaaatataaatgacATGTTCTgattattgttttcaaaaCATAAACACATGCGTGCTGTGAATTCTTTAGTGCAAAAGAACGAAATAGGATGAAACAATCCGGATTATAGGGTTAGTCTTTTGAACTTCTGGAAAACATTACATTagatttgtgaaattttgaattcaTTTCATGACACATTGTACTAATTTTGTATTGTGTTAATTAGTCCATTCTATGAAGGTGCAGAGACTCGCTAGAAAttatagcattttttttattcagtgaGATATTTGAATAAAGCTGGTCAACaataccattaaaaaaaatgtattaaattaataactcattacACTAATTGTGTCGATTTactaaaaacttgattttaaaaaaattaagtgcgAAAAACACCATAAAATAAAGTTCTGAAGGCCCCCATAAGATTTAATTCGtggaaaaaattacttaccCCATCTTTGAAAACAGCATGGTACGCTATGTTAGTCCGGTCCTGCAATAATTCcgaattttctataaaattgtAACATTGTTGAAACTCAGGATCGGTAACGTAAAACGTGAGACTAATAGGGCCTTGCCAGTACTTAACCAACTCTTCTACCATTTGTAACCTATCATAAGACAATTGTGCAACAAAAGTAACATCATTTTTGGCATTTTCCTCGGCTGAATGTTGATACTccctaaaaaatagtaaagttCTCCACTGACTAGTTTTGGCGCGATGGAACTCTGCACAAAGATCGGTTTGTGGTTCCTGCAATTTTCCCATTTATTTGGCTGTAAACCTATTGtgaaaattacattaacaGCGTCTTGAGTCGCATCGCAATAATACAGCTGGCGTCGTAACAAATTTCCATTATATTCAACAAAAGTCTGGTACAAAGTGCGAAAATAATCACCGTCTTTATTAAGAACGTGAGTTTTTTTTGGCGAATTCCAATGGACTACTTTAACTCGAAACTTATTGTAACAGTTGTAACTTAAAGCGTGATCACTTAGTTGAGTATTCCAGAAGCAAGGCACTTGGTACAGGAGATCAGTGTGTTGCAATAACACCGCGTTTATTATGTCTTGATCTCCCAAACGGGTTGAACCGTAAATTATCGCTACTTTTTTGGCAACAGAGGGCCACAAGCTAGGCCAATCCAGTCTCCTAAGTCTTTCTAAATTGTAAAGCAATACGCCAGAattaaacctaaaaaatttaaaatacaagacCTCAATAAGCCAAACCTCTAGAATCCGAACAAGTGAATAGAAGCAAACCATAAAATAAtcgacaaaataataaaagaaaaattcaacaacAGACGTTCTTGGGTATTtagtaaattgtaaattgcGTTTTTAATCTCAAAAGCCCCATAACgcataaattaagtttttaaacctcaaaatcacaaaaaagtGTTAATGATGcccataaataattttaaacaaaattaggcaaagaaaaaatgtttacagaGTGTTCCAGGTTTTATGGccgaaacaaaacaaattaatagtTTAAACGATAGGGAATTAATTGAGCTACCATTTGATACTTTGAAAGTATTGCTGTGAGACATTAAATAccaattttaagatttttttagttattggCGTGTTTTGTATATGGTAAAAtacctttaattaaatataaataatataatatataaatatataatatataaatatgtaataatatataatatataaatttAAGGAGTTTTACCATATAGAAAATACGccaataacttgattttttttcacaaaattggtttttaaagtcTCACAGCAATATCTTAAAAATTCTGAACAATATGAAAGTATCAAATGGAAGCGCATTTAGTTTTCTTTCGCTTAGAttttcactttatttttttactcgactagaaatatttattttcgtcTGAGCCataaaacaccctgtatattgtaaagttaaaatatttcttgtgTAAAATACAGTTTAAGTATTTTagtccaaaatttttaataaatacacttgTAGACTATGCTACAATTAGTTCGGATTACAGAGGTTCTACTGTAATTATTTACCCTCTGCCGCTGGCGGGCCAAGGcttaattttggtgtttttcccCAAATAGTAATCGCTCTGATTTTCAACAATTCCAACTGCTTgtttattattgaatttttcaaacagtCTCCACAGCTCGATAATGTCGCCAACGAAAGTTAAATCAGTGTCAAGGACTATGATTTTCTTGGTAACGTTTAAAggaataatttttggaaacacAAGCTTTAGCAAGCCAAAAATGCCGGAATAATGGCTGTTGGGGACCCATCTAACGTCCTGAATGTAATCATTAATGTCGTAAAATGTTGTATTgcctataaaaaaattaataactgaaCGTGGAGGTAACAAAATAAACCGGAAAATACTTTGTGGCACGTTCCATGTGTCGAATAAAGTTTTCAGGACTTTTTCAGAGACCTTGTTGACCATAATATGAAAATGGATGGGATTgatgttgtaaaaaaacaatgattttAGTAAAGTGTGCAAGTATAAATTAGACCTGTATCCAGAACAAACAAACCCAATGTGAATTGTTTCACATTTATCATGAAGTGGGTTTTTGTCCGTTTCTTTCAAAGGATGGGTCTTTTTTTGCCCATTCCATTGGCCTTCATCCTCCTTTGAGACATATGCGAGCTTGGTATTACTGCTGAGGTCTTTGTAAACTGTAAATCACAGGCTTGATTCGGTACTTTTACTGTAAATACGAACCTGAATTGTAAGGAATAACAAAGTTCacaattataagaaaaattatagtAGACAATACTAAAACAATTAGCCAGTGTCGAGGAAATTTACAAGTGAATACATTGCGTTTTTTTGAACgtatatttacaaaattcgaGACATAAAATTCCTGCAAAATACACACAAGGTCATGATTTAAAACCAAGAGGAAATCCTCTATTACCTGAACCGCCTATTGCGCTATATCATTccaacaaaaacaattaattcatcactattaatttatttgtagaGGTTCTAAAACTTAACCTCAAAACTTGACATTTGACGTGAAAGCACAAACTTCAATTTCTTATGTTAATTCACAAGTTATTTTTGAACAAGTTTACAGGTtcggttaattttttcaaaataaatctgCGTCAGGGTCGCTTTTCGTCCAAAAAggcgaaattaatttaaaaattgaatgaTCGCGTCCGGAAATTACCTAGCAAACGTCATTCTGACAACTCGCGTCCTGTGTTTACCAAGTGACATGTCAACAATTCATAATAAGTGCAAAAATGAGTGATGAGACgagtaatttattaaaactagtCTTCCCCAACGGATTTCCCAGTAATTacaacataaatttttaaaccgtAACTCAGTCAGGTTTATAGGTGCATGGGAATACAGCACCGCATTCAGCGACTACATTTCCCGATTAGGCACATACAAAGTTGAGGATTTGTCACGAGAACCCGCTCGTTTGAACGAGGAAAAGGCCTCAATTCATGAACAGACCCAGGAATTGGCTGTCACTAACTATAAAACGTTCATTGAAACGGCACAATGTTCGCGCGATTTGTTCACTCAATTCAATACAATTGAGGAGAAGTTGGATAATCTTCTCGAAGATATACCCGAATTTGAAAAGAAGTGTCAATTATTTGGGGAAGAAACAAGCGGGATTAACAATTTGCGACGGTTGAATTCGTTGACTCTGACACGAAATGCACAGTTGCTCGAAATTTTAGAACTTCCACAATTAATGAACTCGTTCATTAATGACGGTTTGTATGAGGACGCCTTGGAATTGGCCAGTTACGTGCGGAAATTGCATAATAAACATCCGGATGTGCCTATATTTAAAGTAATTCAGACCAGGTTTATTATAACAGCTACCCTGACCAATGAAGTGTCCCTTCATTTGCTTACCGTAATGTGGCGCCATCTGTTACAAATTTCCACACTGTTAGAATCGCAAACGACTATGGTTTATTGAGGGGAAACTTCTTTCATTGATCAAGGAAGCTGTGTTTATAACTTCTTAACTAACATTTTTTAGAGTATTGTTGCTGATGTTGATAAGGCGTGGTTGTTGATGTTACATCAATTACTTACGCAATTAAAACAAGAATTGACTTTACCGAAATGTTTACAAATTGTTAGTCATTTGAGACGTATGCAAGTTTTTACCGAATCTGAGTTGAGATTAAAGTTTCTGCAAACGAGAAATACATGGCTTCAGTCTTGCTTGAATGCTATTCCTAAGGACAATGGtaatttcattgtttttcATAAAACACAGCCTCTTTGATGGATAGGGAACACCATTCGTATTATTTAGTCTTCGGTTTGTTCGGTCAATTTGACTGTTTAAATTATGGGTACttgcaaattttaaacttttctaATCTTATGAAACTGACATAATATGTAAAAACGGAATTCTCCGAATGCACAATAACAGGAATcagaattatatttttcttatttttattaattaaaggtcatttctgttttttatacttttcaaattttaaggttTCCGAGAAAATCCAATTTAAACCTTGTATTAAAACGAGTATTAAAGGGAGATTGCGGAAATAGAAGAACTTAATAGAAATTATTAACGTTGTAACTTAAAAACCTATTATGTAGTGATAAAGTGCAAACACTTTatcgaaaacaaattattttataatcaaTTTCCGTTGTAAACACGATTGAAGacgcaaaaaattgtaaataacagttatagagaattaaattaaaaattagtccGCAACCCCTTATTCCTTTTCATCTTGAACGGTTtaggattaaattaattttcagatCTCTGATTACCGGTAAAAATTATTCGTGCTTTGAGCGTTTATGGATTTCTTTAGTGTTTGTTTAAACCGTTGAACAGCTACATGGTCTTGCAgacttatttaaacaaatttatattctctacaactttttttcttacttattttattttttattttatttgtgttttaatttttatcttgctCCATTCTTGAGAGAGATTATTGTGGAAtggaaagaaataaaattggtccttttttctcaaatttttaaaaacgcatttttcgtactcatttttttgtataatcaaTGATATTCGcagctttttaaaaaatacaagacgatgcgtagtttttatttatttctatttttttgttttcattattctggtgaaaattttagtcatcAGTTTCTCTCAGCTTTTTAAGAATGTAAAGCTCAACAattctgtattttttcaaagcaaatttaagttaatttaaaaccaTTTGGACTCAAAACGGCATAACGACGCTCGAAGCGCTCTCATTTTGTATTCTGCTGTATTATACCAtgtgatcatttgaatttataattacagTAGGCTTTATTAGTTTTATGCTTGAATAAAAACCCCGATTATCATAACAATTAATCAACTCAAAGAGTcaagaaataatattttgaacagttatttttaattaaaatattttttccctCAGTATGCAATAGTTttcaatcacaaaaaaaaactttattctaaaattataaattcagaAGATCGTATATGGCATAAAATCggtgaaaaaatgtaaactttctgaaaccaaaaaataatacggtgccaaatcgttttaaattaatttaaatccaacctACTTACTTGGAAAAAAGCTTTGCACTCTTAACAGACTGATAGAAAAATTGaccactaaaattttcataagaaacatgagaaagaattatttaaactttACGCTTCatcccgtatttttcaaaacgatgCAAATACCGTTAAAGATtgcagagaattaaatttcctttaaaaaaatccgcgAAACCATATCTCTGTCTTTAAGGATTCGTCGTTTCACTTTACCGGTGCTCAGGTaacggaaagttaatttatacgtaaaccgttgaagatagaaatatggtgttcggactttttttataagaacTTCGttccttacaatttttttgtatcttcaaccgtatttccagcgttttgataaatatgcgacgtcGGGAAAAGAATTATcacttaaaatatttatcaattaCCGTTCGTATATTTAATACTAGAAGGAGTGCAAGttggcaaaaattaaaaaaatatcgtttacgataaatttttttatactatttagAATATAATGCTCtgtctgttttttttgtttgctatgtGTTGCAACCagttttccaaatttattgctctgaaaaGTTAGATTATAATGTAACAAGTGCGCTCTTTTGCAACATTAACGTAACTATCAAGGAcggaaacgttttatttgtacacatttcgtttcatatcctaactTTTAGATAACCGTAGTCCGATACCATCGTAATCGGGCCCATAAACACTCATTTTTTGTTAggtcagttttttatttcggtACAAAATTAGACTAAAACGTTCGGGGAAGTTGATTGGTGTCGACCACAAAAGTGACCCTTTCCATCACGGAGGTTGTGCGtgaaacagtttttgaaacagttattTCAGCCAATTATCACTTGAACAAGACGATTGAAGTGACCAGAGTCAACCTGTTCAACATAATCACCCAGTATAGAGCAATTTTCAATGATGATGAGCACAGCCCTCTAGCTTCAATCAAGAGTCAGCAAGTCAACCAAAACGTAATTTTCTTCACTTGGATCCGAGACAAGATTTCCGATTTTTTGGCGACACTTGAGCACGACTTAAACCAAGGAGTGTCATCAATTGATACAATTTTGGCCCAGTGTATGTACTTCGGGGTTTCGTTCAGTAAAGTCGGGTGTGATTTTCGGTCGTCTTTGATCCcgatttttacaaataaaatcgTCACAGATTTCGAGAATGCAATAAATGACGCTATTAAACGATTTGAATTGAATATGGAACGGTTCACTctcattaacaaaaatcacTCGAACGTTCCTTGGAAAAACAAGAATGAAGACCCGCTGCAACCTCCTGATAGTTTGTTGGAGTTCTACCCAATTgctgaatttttgaataatgttCTAACAGCACTGAACGAACTGAAATTATGCGCTCCTATCGCGGCTGCGAAAGCTGTGGTTGATTCATTACAACATGCATTGTTAGTTATTGCCAAATCGATTCTGGTGTTACATGGGCAAGAGCAACAAGCTTTCACAGCGAATGCGAAAGATGCTTTTACCAGATTGTGCATGTGTTTTGCTGATGATTTAGTTCCCTATATTCAGAAATGTGTGCATATTATCTTCCCTCCGAGCAATATTGCGACTGTGTTAGGGGTAAACGTGCAAGTGTTGCAAAACGAAGGGCTCACCTTTTTGAATAAGGATGTTATTGTCGATCCAATTAGACACTTGCTCCCTGTTAAAATCACCCCTGTGTTAGACTTGGTTGAAAGTGAAACAAAAATCGAAGCTAGTGATAACAGAAATGAATTAACATCggagtaataaaaatattttttgtaaaagttttgtcttttatttatttccttCCGTTTGTACTTCCACATTTTTGAAAGCCTTCGAACGTCGGTTAGCGCTGCTGCGTTCGCGTTCTTTCAGCTCCAAACACAATTCGTAAATTCCATCATCGTCCAAAAGATCGCAACTATCAAGCAGTGTCAGTTTTGTCGTCGAACTGAAATGTAAGCGTAGCTTTCGTGGCAAATCTACGACTTTCACACTGTTCTCTTGAATATCGTGGAAGGGAATGTACTCAAGCATTGAGTAAAAAAGTTTATCTTCCTGGTCTGGGGCGATTGAGACTTCAGTTTGACACTTGCTTTCGGAGATAACGTgcgcttttattttattactttcgAGAATGTGGGGATAAACGCGGATCATTGTTTGCACCTCTTTGTCCATGGTTATTTTCTCGGGCGGAAGGCGGTGACGGGAACCCCACATTTctcacaaaaattttgatttaaaatcaaaatttttgacgttttgggaaaaaaactaaatacgCAAGcgtagaaaaaatagacaaaattattaaaattagtgaAAGAGAGTAACAAACTGTTCGGACGATAACTATTTctcattttatattttttcttctttcatTTTCATTGCAATTCACTTAGGCACttccacttttaattttttctataaattggGTGATAAGATGCTTGTGATGATAACATCTGCAgccttttaacaaaaaaacgatGTGATAAGGATTTATTTTGCCTGATACGAAGattcttattattataaagGCACTAAAGTATCGCCCTAATATTTCACGTTCTTCTCTTTCGAAAGCAGACcaattttttctcaaagtAAAATCCactcttctaaaatttttattaccttGGCGTTGTGAATTGTTGTGAATTAAGTTTATTGTAAACTTCGCTATTGCGTCAACATTTTTcggcatttaaaaaaaaggtagTACCTATTTCTTCACTGTTGGAAtaattttgcttagaaaataaTATATCGAAGGACAAGATTCtgatgtttaaataaaaaatccactGAGAGAGTGAATATccctgtattatttttttgcaattatgtTATTTGAACCTATTAAACTaacaactaaataaaaactagTTTTTATGTACAAATATAGAACTTTGAATTCTATTATCATTCCATTATGATtatgattaattaatattgtaGAGAATTGTAAACTGGgttgtgtttattatttttgtattttccttgtttatcaaaacaaaaaatgatattttatcGGAAGTAGGTAAAATCAAGTGGaagttgttaattaaaaaggtACCGTCAAATGTTttcatttcttatttttgattaaataatcTTATCAGTTAATACTGgtcttaaataaatgtttgataatcatTTGAGTTTATTTCCAATAAACTTGAAAAAAGTAGAATTATTATCTGGCCATACATAATTCCTGTGTTTTGAAGGCAGCGTTTCAAATTTACGGTTTTCGTTTTATCTGTAGGCGTTGAAACCGTGGTAGtccactaattaaaaaaaatcttcgtaTACATTTTCCAAATTAATCAATAATCAGACACGTGCCAAACCGCATGTTAATGTGTGAATCGCTACGCATTTATCCACAGATCAAACCGGACCTGTGGAATTTCGACTTGACGAAAGTTTGTACTACATGACCACAGTTTTCTAGTGATTGTTTCCATTGGTTTCGGAAGTATTCACTCAAAGTTCGTAGTTTTTTGGCCACAAAGTTTCAATCAGCTTTGGGATAATATAATATACCTCCCTAcctcgtattttttttaaacaaacaacacTGCCAAAAGGCATGATGATCGTATAGTCatcaaaaatactaaaataatcaaaaccaaataattttgCACCTGTTTTGCcctaaatttgttttattaaatatgatttgttgatattaaaatttgtatttttttggtcaTAAAGTTATTTCAATCAGCTTTGCCGCCAATGTGGGCACAAACATtccaaaaaaacatattttttttgaactaaaacatatttatttacctatccCATGACCCCCTTTCGTACTTTTGAATGATCTGTGACTGTTTTTACGGATTTTCACcggcttttcgtttttttttgttagattttctCGAAATGTCAACTGACACATTAAAAAAGTGCGCGCGCATGCGCTTTGATTTTCAACACAGGTTATTGTCATCATTTTGATCAATTTAAAAGAGTTTCAATTCAATATTCCTTATTTTTTCCTCTCATTATCccaattttggtgttttctaTCTAGCAGGTCCTCCAACTTTACCTAGGGGGGaaaattctaacaaaaattgaaaatgtcaAATGCAACAAAGACAGACTCACCCTTTTATGAACTAACGTAAGGCACGTAATGATTGTTGTAAGATTTGTAAGCATTTTGATTGGGCCGTTTGAGGTCGGCCATTAAAATTACGGAGAAAACCAATCATTGTAGCTTTTTTGattcattcaaaaaattatgtttttggaTATGATTGGTCCAGCTCAGGTCGGCCATTAAAATTACGGAGAAAACCAATCACTTGAGATtttttgattcattgaaaaaaaatttttttggatatGATTGGTCCATTTAAGGTCGGCCATTATAATAATTTGGGAAACCAATCCCTTTGAATTTTTGGACccattcaataaaaatttataaacggCTTTCCTTAATGCTTCACtaagtcaaaatttaaaaaaaaaattaacagcaaCTCGTCTTGGGCCAcaagttttgtttaattattgtttttgcacctaaaaattgtgttaaaaaaatacatttatgttgaagttttccaaaaagatatttttgcattttgaagGCACTTCTCCTTTTGAACGCGTTATTATCGAATACCTCGGTTTCTCCAGGATTTATACCTTGTGTCTAGATAAAAAATGCATTCCTTTTTAAAAGAGTCAGACTGCACGTGTAAATAAGAACaatgttgttgtttaattgttaattttctgttaatttaattgcTCTCCCTTTTTATAAACTGACAAAGATATCCATTGTcttcctaaaattttaatgaaagagAAAGAAAGCGTTAATaccgaaaaaattattcggtAAACAATACAACGGGTactaatattataaatattggtttttctataattattattggaaATGAGCGTAAAGTTGAACCTagttctaaattatttttcctttGTCAAATGCACTACAATCAGACACTCTTATGCTTTCTGTGTCATTGgggattattttgcatttttttgctgtatgttattttaatgacaatatggtaattagaaaaataacctcaacttttttgtttttttaataaataatcttatCAGTTAGCACTGGTCTTATTCAATAAATGGTTGGAAATCATTTCGAGTTTATTTCCAATAAATTTGAAGAAAGCAGAATTTATTCTTTTGTACTTGTGGCCAACTTTGAGCGACAAAATTGATCTTTATATTGCCCCACTTCAGTTTTTTACGACGCTTAATATCCCTGCTAGGAAAATtgggaaataaattttttattatgtatgATATATTTCCTTTGGGTTACACGgtccataattttttatatcttttttcaccatttacatattttacaTTTGAATGAAACTGTTAATTATGCATTTAATTTACATGCATCACAAGGAAAACAATTCGAGAATGGCTTCATTAAACATGAAACTGCAGATATTTGTTGGTAAACGAGTACAAAAATGACACCCATCgacatagaaaaaatattccaCATTAAACATTGTCATAAGATTGTCCAGGTGTGACAAAAATAGCATTTTGAGGTCCACAATCACAACGTTGCGTTCAGTTTATGTTAAACGCTGATATGTCAACATTCGGAATGGAATTGCCACGAGAAGAATTGTACGAACAGGCTCCTTCCTCTTCCAGAAGAGTGTCCATGGTTGCTCTAAAACcgaaaattgaataaattttcaagGGGAATTTCCTTTGTGTACCTTCTATCTCCTCGCGGC
The sequence above is a segment of the Tribolium castaneum strain GA2 chromosome 9, icTriCast1.1, whole genome shotgun sequence genome. Coding sequences within it:
- the LOC664300 gene encoding xylosyl- and glucuronyltransferase LARGE2s, whose amino-acid sequence is MVNKVSEKVLKTLFDTWNVPQSNTTFYDINDYIQDVRWVPNSHYSGIFGLLKLVFPKIIPLNVTKKIIVLDTDLTFVGDIIELWRLFEKFNNKQAVGIVENQSDYYLGKNTKIKPWPASGRGFNSGVLLYNLERLRRLDWPSLWPSVAKKVAIIYGSTRLGDQDIINAVLLQHTDLLYQVPCFWNTQLSDHALSYNCYNKFRVKVVHWNSPKKTHVLNKDGDYFRTLYQTFVEYNGNLLRRQLYYCDATQDAVNEPQTDLCAEFHRAKTSQWRTLLFFREYQHSAEENAKNDVTFVAQLSYDRLQMVEELVKYWQGPISLTFYVTDPEFQQCYNFIENSELLQDRTNIAYHAVFKDGEYHPINILRNVGLKNVATPFVFLADIDFLPMKGLYSVLKSHLNSIHDMKAKALIVPAFETQRYRSRVPKNKAQLLGMWEKKSIFPFRSDVWVAGHAPTNYTKWKSAIAPYKVKWEPDFEPYIVVSSDVTEYDNRFMGFGWNKVSHIMELEAQGYQWIVLPNAFIIHKPHAPSYDIAKFRTSPVYRMCLQNLKEEFIKDLDKKYGRLFDNKNTSFLLDIK
- the Cog8 gene encoding conserved oligomeric Golgi complex subunit 8, producing MSDETSNLLKLVFPNGFPSAWEYSTAFSDYISRLGTYKVEDLSREPARLNEEKASIHEQTQELAVTNYKTFIETAQCSRDLFTQFNTIEEKLDNLLEDIPEFEKKCQLFGEETSGINNLRRLNSLTLTRNAQLLEILELPQLMNSFINDGLYEDALELASYVRKLHNKHPDVPIFKSIVADVDKAWLLMLHQLLTQLKQELTLPKCLQIVSHLRRMQVFTESELRLKFLQTRNTWLQSCLNAIPKDNANYHLNKTIEVTRVNLFNIITQYRAIFNDDEHSPLASIKSQQVNQNVIFFTWIRDKISDFLATLEHDLNQGVSSIDTILAQCMYFGVSFSKVGCDFRSSLIPIFTNKIVTDFENAINDAIKRFELNMERFTLINKNHSNVPWKNKNEDPLQPPDSLLEFYPIAEFLNNVLTALNELKLCAPIAAAKAVVDSLQHALLVIAKSILVLHGQEQQAFTANAKDAFTRLCMCFADDLVPYIQKCVHIIFPPSNIATVLGVNVQVLQNEGLTFLNKDVIVDPIRHLLPVKITPVLDLVESETKIEASDNRNELTSE